In the Sphingomonas sp. LM7 genome, one interval contains:
- a CDS encoding helix-turn-helix transcriptional regulator: MVGYRVDATFAALADPTRREMLARLAEGEKPVGALTGGFAMSAAGAAKHLAVLEAAGLVHACRRGRHRYCRLDTDPLAEAALWLRRWHRFESPRAARLRALLDTAERIG; encoded by the coding sequence ATGGTTGGCTATCGGGTCGACGCGACCTTTGCCGCGCTCGCCGATCCGACGCGCCGCGAGATGCTCGCCCGGCTCGCCGAAGGAGAGAAGCCGGTCGGCGCGCTGACCGGCGGCTTCGCGATGAGCGCGGCCGGCGCCGCCAAGCACCTCGCCGTGCTTGAAGCGGCAGGGCTGGTCCACGCCTGCCGCAGGGGCCGCCATCGCTACTGCCGGCTCGACACCGATCCGCTCGCCGAAGCGGCGCTGTGGCTGCGCCGCTGGCATCGGTTCGAAAGCCCCAGGGCCGCGCGTCTCCGCGCACTGCTCGATACCGCGGAGCGCATCGGGTGA
- the gyrB gene encoding DNA topoisomerase (ATP-hydrolyzing) subunit B, which translates to MLGMANTDDQTPENLPNANAYGADSIKVLKGLDAVRKRPGMYIGDTDDGSGLHHMVFEVSDNAIDEALAGHCDKIIIQLNADGSVSVEDNGRGIPTGIHSEEGVSAAEVIMTQLHAGGKFENTSDDNAYKVSGGLHGVGVSVVNALSEWLDLNIWRDGEEHYMRFAFGDAVAPLKVLGPAPEGKKGTRVTFLASPATFKITEYDFEKLEHRYRELAFLNSGVRLFLRDARHEEVKEVELYYEGGIAAFVKYLDRNKTPLMPDPVAIAGTRDDVTIDVALEWNDSYYENVLCFTNNIPQRDGGTHLAAFRAALTRTINSYADKSGALKKEKVSLTGDDMREGLTAIVSVKLPDPKFSSQTKDKLVSSEVRQPLESLMADKMAEWLEENPAMARAIIQKVIDAAAAREAAKKARELTRRKGVMDIASLPGKLADCQERDPAKSELFLVEGDSAGGSAKQGRDRHFQAILPLRGKILNVERARFDRMLGSREIGTLIQAMGTGIGRDDFNVEKLRYHKIVIMTDADVDGAHIRTLLLTFFYRQMPEIIEKGHLYIAQPPLYKASKGRSEVYLKDDSALDQYLVDAGVGGNVLETTGGSRSGEDLRDLVEHARRMRTLMRYVPRRYDPMIIEALALGNGLDPAASREQREESLKSSVTRLDAADVEARWSARVTDDGGYHFERRWRGVTDHHIVEAAFLISAEARKLHTLASEQAPSYLTPSKLVPSKAIPATEIEAAAALEGEETEEPVTVGKGQALVSRPSQLLDAILAAGRKGLSIQRYKGLGEMNAEQLWETTLDPQARSMLVVQVDQADVADAIFTQLMGDVVEPRREFIQENALSVANLDV; encoded by the coding sequence ATGCTGGGCATGGCAAATACCGACGATCAGACCCCCGAAAACCTCCCCAACGCAAATGCCTATGGCGCCGACTCGATCAAGGTCCTCAAGGGCCTCGACGCAGTGCGCAAGCGCCCCGGCATGTATATCGGCGACACCGACGACGGTTCGGGCCTCCACCACATGGTGTTCGAGGTTTCGGACAACGCGATCGACGAGGCACTGGCCGGCCATTGCGACAAGATCATCATCCAGCTGAACGCCGACGGTTCGGTCAGCGTCGAGGATAACGGCCGCGGCATCCCCACCGGCATCCACTCCGAGGAAGGCGTCTCGGCAGCCGAGGTCATCATGACCCAGCTCCATGCCGGCGGTAAGTTCGAGAACACGTCGGACGACAACGCCTACAAGGTCTCGGGCGGCCTGCACGGGGTCGGCGTCTCGGTGGTCAACGCGCTCTCCGAGTGGCTCGATCTCAACATCTGGCGCGATGGCGAGGAGCATTACATGCGCTTCGCGTTCGGCGACGCCGTCGCCCCGCTCAAGGTCCTCGGGCCTGCGCCTGAAGGCAAGAAGGGCACCCGCGTCACCTTCCTCGCCAGCCCGGCGACGTTCAAGATCACCGAATATGACTTCGAGAAGCTCGAGCACCGCTATCGCGAGCTGGCATTCCTGAACTCGGGCGTCCGCCTGTTCCTGCGCGATGCGCGGCATGAGGAAGTCAAGGAAGTCGAGCTTTATTACGAAGGCGGCATCGCCGCGTTCGTGAAGTATCTCGATCGCAACAAGACGCCGCTGATGCCCGATCCGGTGGCGATCGCCGGCACCCGCGACGACGTGACGATCGACGTCGCGCTCGAGTGGAACGACAGCTATTACGAAAACGTCCTCTGCTTCACCAACAACATCCCGCAGCGTGACGGCGGCACCCATCTCGCCGCGTTCCGCGCCGCGCTGACGCGCACGATCAACAGCTATGCCGACAAGTCCGGCGCGCTGAAGAAGGAGAAGGTCAGCCTCACCGGCGACGACATGCGCGAGGGCCTCACCGCGATCGTCTCGGTCAAGCTGCCCGATCCCAAGTTCAGCTCGCAGACCAAGGACAAGCTGGTCAGCAGCGAAGTCCGCCAGCCGCTCGAAAGCCTGATGGCGGACAAGATGGCCGAGTGGCTGGAAGAAAACCCGGCAATGGCCCGCGCGATCATCCAGAAGGTGATCGATGCCGCCGCCGCCCGCGAGGCCGCCAAGAAGGCGCGCGAGCTCACCCGGCGCAAGGGCGTGATGGACATCGCGTCGCTGCCCGGCAAGCTCGCCGACTGCCAGGAGCGCGATCCCGCCAAGTCCGAACTGTTCCTCGTCGAGGGTGACTCGGCCGGCGGATCGGCCAAGCAGGGCCGCGACCGCCACTTCCAGGCGATCCTCCCCTTGCGCGGCAAGATCCTCAACGTCGAGCGCGCACGCTTCGATCGCATGCTCGGCAGCCGCGAGATCGGCACGCTGATCCAGGCGATGGGCACCGGCATCGGCCGCGACGACTTCAACGTCGAGAAGCTGCGCTACCACAAGATCGTCATCATGACCGACGCAGACGTCGATGGCGCGCATATCCGCACGCTGCTGCTGACCTTCTTCTATCGCCAGATGCCCGAGATCATCGAGAAGGGGCACCTCTACATCGCCCAGCCGCCGCTCTACAAAGCGAGCAAGGGCCGCAGCGAAGTCTATCTCAAGGATGACAGCGCGCTCGATCAGTATCTGGTCGATGCCGGCGTCGGCGGCAACGTGCTCGAGACCACGGGCGGCAGCCGCAGCGGCGAGGATCTGCGCGATCTGGTCGAGCATGCCCGCCGCATGCGCACCCTCATGCGCTATGTGCCGCGCCGCTACGATCCGATGATCATCGAGGCGCTGGCGCTCGGCAACGGGCTCGATCCCGCAGCATCGCGCGAGCAGCGCGAGGAGAGCCTCAAGTCGAGCGTAACCCGCCTCGACGCCGCCGATGTCGAAGCGCGCTGGTCGGCGCGCGTCACCGACGATGGCGGCTATCATTTCGAGCGACGCTGGCGCGGGGTGACCGATCACCACATCGTCGAGGCGGCGTTCCTCATCTCCGCCGAGGCGCGCAAGCTCCACACGCTGGCGAGCGAGCAGGCGCCAAGCTACCTGACGCCGTCCAAGCTGGTGCCGTCCAAGGCGATCCCCGCCACCGAGATCGAGGCTGCGGCCGCGCTCGAAGGCGAAGAGACCGAGGAGCCGGTGACCGTCGGCAAGGGCCAGGCTCTGGTCTCGCGCCCGAGCCAGCTGCTCGACGCGATCCTCGCCGCGGGACGCAAGGGCCTGTCGATCCAGCGCTACAAGGGTCTCGGCGAAATGAACGCCGAGCAGCTCTGGGAGACCACGCTCGATCCGCAGGCACGCTCGATGCTGGTGGTGCAGGTCGACCAGGCCGACGTCGCCGACGCGATCTTCACCCAGCTGATGGGCGACGTGGTCGAGCCGCGCCGGGAGTTCATTCAGGAGAATGCGCTGAGCGTCGCCAATCTCGACGTCTGA
- a CDS encoding oxygenase MpaB family protein produces the protein MNPTTQAARALKSALIGQVRAVFNDQARGEKPVVRNPDGLFGPHSVTWRVHGDVTTMMVGGVAALLLQMLHPAVLAGVWDHSSFRGDMLGRLRRTARFIAVTGYASRAEAEAAIEKVREVHRRVKGTLPDGTPYVADDPRLLSWVHVTEAVSFLDAWMRYAEPGMTLADQDRYFAEFAIIAEALGADRIPRSRAEADALIAEMLPELRVDARTREVAQILLTQPAPSLAVKPFQALTFQAAIDLLPEWARRMHGLRSPGLAAPAVRAGTRSIASTLRWAFRSG, from the coding sequence ATGAACCCCACCACCCAGGCTGCCCGCGCGCTCAAGTCCGCCCTGATCGGGCAGGTTCGCGCGGTATTCAACGATCAGGCGCGGGGCGAAAAGCCGGTGGTGCGCAACCCGGACGGGCTGTTCGGACCGCATTCGGTGACGTGGCGCGTCCATGGCGACGTGACGACGATGATGGTCGGCGGCGTCGCGGCGTTGCTGCTCCAGATGCTCCACCCCGCGGTGCTGGCGGGGGTATGGGACCATTCGAGCTTTCGCGGCGACATGCTTGGCCGGCTGCGGCGCACTGCGCGGTTCATCGCCGTGACCGGCTATGCCTCGCGCGCCGAGGCCGAAGCGGCGATCGAGAAGGTGCGCGAGGTCCATAGGCGGGTGAAGGGTACGCTGCCCGACGGCACGCCCTATGTCGCCGACGATCCCAGGCTGCTTTCGTGGGTGCACGTGACGGAGGCGGTCAGCTTTCTCGACGCGTGGATGCGCTATGCCGAACCGGGCATGACGCTTGCCGACCAGGACCGCTATTTCGCCGAGTTCGCGATCATCGCCGAAGCGCTGGGCGCCGACCGCATCCCGCGCAGCCGCGCCGAGGCCGATGCGCTGATCGCCGAAATGCTCCCCGAGTTGCGCGTCGATGCCCGCACCCGCGAAGTCGCGCAGATCCTGCTGACCCAGCCCGCGCCGAGCCTGGCGGTGAAACCGTTCCAGGCTCTCACCTTCCAGGCCGCGATCGACTTGCTTCCCGAATGGGCGCGGCGGATGCATGGCCTGCGCAGCCCCGGCCTTGCAGCGCCCGCGGTGCGCGCGGGTACGCGCAGTATCGCGAGTACACTGCGTTGGGCGTTTCGATCAGGCTGA
- the ppc gene encoding phosphoenolpyruvate carboxylase — MASLAIANNPDIRFLGRLLGDVIRAYGGEELFKRIEYIRATSVDRHRGVAGAAAIDSGLDRLSLDETLDFVRGFMLFSMLANLAEDRQGVETEQDADMASALARLKEHGIGHDAVMALLDHALVAPVLTAHPTEVRRKSMIDHKNRIAELMAQKDLGVEETEDGDKVEEAILRQIALLWQTRVLRREKLGVADEVETALSYLRDVFLPVLPALYARWDRALGERAPSFLRAGSWIGGDRDGNPFVTADSMKLALARSAETVLAYYMESVHALGAELSISTEHTAVSDDVIKLAEASHDTGKSREDEPYRRALTGIYARLSATHEKLTGKRAPRPAPLQAESYAEPGELREELVAIARGLAAEGDGPLASGGALGRLIRAVETFGFHLATLDMRQNSAIHERVVAELLKAAGICDDYLALDEDARVALLRIELESPRLITSPYADYSEETASELAIVRAAADAHGKYGRQCITHYIVSMAQSVSDLLEVHLLLKEAGLYIPGADPQAHIMAIPLFETIADLEGAPAIMEAWLGLPEVAAIAAKRGHQEVMIGYSDSNKDGGYLTSTWQLSRGSTALKPVFEKADIAMQLFHGRGGAVGRGGGSSFSAILAQPTGTVQGRIRITEQGEVIAAKYGTRASAMTNLEAMASATLLASLEPEQLAPADAERFAAAMDELSDTAFKAYRGLVYSTDGFTTFFRQATPIAEIAGLKIGSRPASRKKSDAIEDLRAIPWVFSWAQARVMLPGWYGVGAAIDAFADKGLLREMASGWPLFASTLANMEMVLAKSDMDVAQHYAALVEDKALRDSIFGRIRDGWEQTHDGLLQVTRQTRLLEKHPGLETSIRLRTPYIEPLNLLQIELLKRHRAGEEDARIGEGILLSINAIATALRNSG, encoded by the coding sequence ATGGCTAGCCTGGCGATCGCAAACAACCCCGACATCCGCTTCTTGGGACGCCTGCTCGGCGACGTGATCCGGGCCTATGGCGGCGAGGAGCTGTTCAAGCGGATCGAATATATTCGCGCGACGTCGGTCGACCGGCACCGCGGTGTCGCCGGCGCGGCCGCGATCGATTCGGGGCTCGACCGGCTGAGCCTGGACGAGACGCTCGATTTCGTCCGCGGCTTCATGCTGTTCTCGATGCTCGCCAATCTCGCCGAGGACCGGCAGGGCGTCGAGACCGAACAGGATGCCGACATGGCATCGGCGCTCGCGCGGCTCAAGGAACATGGCATCGGCCATGATGCCGTGATGGCGCTGCTCGATCACGCCCTCGTCGCGCCGGTGCTGACCGCGCACCCGACCGAAGTGCGGCGCAAGTCGATGATCGACCACAAGAACCGGATCGCCGAATTGATGGCGCAGAAGGATCTCGGGGTCGAGGAGACCGAGGACGGCGACAAGGTCGAGGAAGCGATTCTGCGCCAGATCGCCTTGCTATGGCAGACCCGCGTGCTGCGCCGCGAAAAGCTCGGCGTCGCCGACGAAGTCGAGACCGCGCTTTCCTATCTGCGCGACGTGTTCCTCCCCGTCCTGCCTGCGCTCTATGCCCGCTGGGACCGCGCGCTGGGCGAACGCGCGCCGAGCTTCCTGCGCGCCGGCAGCTGGATCGGCGGCGACCGCGACGGCAATCCCTTCGTCACCGCGGACTCGATGAAGCTGGCGCTCGCCCGCTCGGCCGAAACGGTGCTCGCTTACTATATGGAGTCGGTCCACGCGCTCGGCGCCGAGCTGTCGATCTCGACCGAACATACCGCCGTCAGCGACGATGTAATCAAGCTCGCCGAAGCCAGCCACGACACCGGCAAGAGCCGCGAGGACGAGCCCTATCGCCGCGCGCTCACCGGCATCTACGCGCGCCTGTCCGCTACCCATGAGAAGCTCACCGGCAAGCGCGCACCCCGGCCCGCGCCGCTCCAGGCCGAATCCTATGCCGAGCCGGGCGAGCTACGTGAGGAACTCGTCGCGATCGCCCGCGGGCTTGCAGCTGAAGGCGATGGCCCACTCGCCAGCGGCGGCGCGCTCGGCCGGCTGATCCGCGCAGTCGAGACCTTCGGTTTTCACCTCGCCACGCTCGACATGCGTCAGAACAGTGCGATCCACGAGCGCGTCGTCGCCGAATTGCTCAAGGCCGCCGGGATCTGCGACGACTATCTCGCGCTCGATGAAGATGCGCGCGTGGCGCTGCTCCGCATCGAGCTGGAAAGCCCGCGGCTGATCACCAGCCCCTATGCCGACTATTCGGAGGAAACTGCCTCCGAGCTCGCGATTGTCCGCGCCGCCGCCGATGCGCACGGCAAATACGGCCGCCAGTGCATCACCCATTACATCGTCTCGATGGCCCAGTCGGTCTCGGACCTGCTCGAAGTCCATCTGCTGCTCAAGGAAGCAGGGCTCTATATCCCCGGCGCGGATCCCCAGGCGCACATCATGGCGATCCCGCTGTTCGAGACGATTGCCGATCTCGAAGGCGCGCCGGCGATCATGGAGGCCTGGCTCGGCCTGCCCGAAGTCGCGGCGATCGCGGCGAAGCGCGGGCATCAGGAAGTCATGATCGGCTATTCGGACTCGAACAAGGACGGGGGCTACCTGACTTCGACCTGGCAGCTCAGCCGCGGCTCGACGGCGCTCAAGCCGGTGTTCGAAAAGGCCGATATTGCGATGCAGCTATTCCACGGCCGCGGCGGCGCTGTCGGGCGCGGCGGCGGGTCGAGCTTCTCGGCGATCCTCGCCCAGCCGACGGGCACGGTGCAGGGCCGTATCCGCATCACAGAACAAGGCGAAGTGATCGCGGCAAAATACGGCACCCGCGCCAGCGCGATGACCAATCTCGAGGCGATGGCCTCGGCCACGCTCCTCGCCAGCCTCGAGCCCGAGCAGCTCGCCCCCGCCGATGCCGAACGCTTCGCCGCGGCGATGGACGAGCTCTCGGATACGGCGTTCAAGGCCTATCGAGGGCTCGTTTACAGCACCGACGGCTTCACCACCTTCTTCCGCCAGGCGACGCCGATCGCAGAGATCGCCGGGCTCAAGATCGGATCACGCCCGGCCAGCCGCAAGAAATCGGACGCGATCGAGGATCTGCGCGCGATCCCCTGGGTGTTCAGCTGGGCGCAGGCGCGCGTGATGCTGCCAGGCTGGTATGGCGTGGGCGCGGCGATCGACGCCTTCGCCGACAAGGGCCTGCTGCGCGAAATGGCGTCGGGCTGGCCGCTATTCGCCTCGACGCTGGCCAATATGGAGATGGTCCTCGCCAAGTCCGACATGGACGTTGCACAACATTATGCCGCACTGGTCGAGGACAAGGCGCTGCGCGACAGCATCTTCGGCCGTATCCGCGATGGCTGGGAGCAGACGCATGATGGATTGCTGCAGGTGACTCGCCAGACCCGTTTGCTCGAAAAGCATCCGGGGCTCGAAACCTCGATCCGGCTGCGCACTCCTTATATCGAGCCGCTCAACCTGCTCCAGATCGAGCTGCTCAAACGCCACCGCGCCGGCGAAGAGGATGCCAGGATCGGCGAAGGCATCCTGCTCTCGATCAACGCCATCGCAACGGCTCTGCGCAACAGCGGCTGA
- a CDS encoding thioesterase family protein gives MTPYTATITAGPEDIDILGHVNNAVWVKWIQDVAVAHWHAIAAPEHHEAYIWVITRHEIDYRSSVLEGETVTAETWVDEPPKGARFNRYMKFTGADGKVRVEAKTTWAILDRATGRLVRVPEDVAAPFLA, from the coding sequence ATGACGCCCTATACCGCTACGATAACCGCCGGCCCCGAGGACATCGACATCCTCGGCCACGTCAACAATGCGGTGTGGGTGAAATGGATTCAGGATGTCGCAGTGGCGCACTGGCACGCGATCGCCGCGCCCGAGCATCACGAAGCCTATATCTGGGTGATAACGCGCCACGAGATCGACTATCGCTCCAGCGTCCTCGAAGGCGAGACGGTGACCGCTGAGACCTGGGTGGACGAGCCGCCCAAGGGTGCGCGGTTCAATCGCTACATGAAGTTCACCGGGGCCGATGGGAAGGTGCGAGTCGAGGCGAAGACGACCTGGGCGATATTGGATCGTGCGACTGGGCGGCTGGTGCGGGTGCCGGAGGACGTTGCGGCGCCGTTTCTGGCCTGA
- a CDS encoding MliC family protein: MRLYLPLLLTLAGCSPQPSENVAAPTNDAPTNDLAALPSKRAASGKVPAATPAPNGIEDGRTPVSEAPFAEDSAQGAADVVQTYYALLGEQKYGQAYRLWDAGAAGMDAPAFAASFDRYSEYHATIGVPGRIDSGAGQRYVNVPVRVQGRLKRGAQPFEMRGSVTLHRTADIDGATAEQRRWRIRSTDIKPRPGEAAPAPQPSEENRSMARYRCMDGSRLVARFDRDRVTVSRGGKQIASLREERVASGIRYTTKGYELRGKGDDMTFTAPGLPPIACRIIR, encoded by the coding sequence ATGCGCCTGTATCTGCCGTTGCTTCTCACGCTGGCCGGCTGCTCGCCCCAGCCCAGTGAAAATGTCGCTGCCCCGACAAACGATGCCCCGACAAACGATCTTGCCGCGCTGCCATCCAAAAGAGCTGCGTCCGGCAAGGTGCCTGCGGCAACGCCCGCGCCCAACGGAATCGAAGACGGCCGGACCCCGGTCAGCGAAGCGCCGTTCGCCGAGGACAGCGCGCAGGGCGCAGCCGATGTCGTCCAGACCTATTATGCGCTGCTCGGCGAGCAGAAATACGGTCAGGCATATCGGCTGTGGGACGCGGGTGCGGCCGGGATGGACGCCCCAGCCTTTGCGGCGAGCTTCGATCGCTATTCGGAATACCACGCCACTATCGGTGTGCCCGGCCGAATCGATTCGGGCGCGGGCCAGCGCTATGTGAATGTGCCGGTGCGAGTTCAGGGCCGGCTCAAGCGGGGCGCACAGCCATTCGAGATGCGCGGTTCGGTGACGCTGCACCGCACTGCCGACATCGACGGCGCCACCGCCGAACAGCGCCGCTGGCGCATCCGCAGCACCGATATCAAGCCGCGCCCCGGCGAGGCTGCGCCCGCACCCCAGCCCAGCGAAGAAAATCGATCGATGGCGCGTTATCGCTGCATGGACGGTTCGCGGCTCGTCGCGCGCTTCGATCGAGACCGCGTCACCGTGTCGCGCGGCGGCAAGCAGATCGCGAGCTTGCGCGAGGAGCGTGTCGCATCGGGCATCCGTTACACGACCAAGGGCTATGAGTTGCGCGGCAAGGGCGACGACATGACCTTCACTGCGCCCGGCCTGCCACCTATCGCGTGCAGGATTATTCGCTGA
- a CDS encoding biopolymer transporter ExbD yields the protein MVKAARVPEPVPFSAINVTPFIDVMLVLLIVMILGMPMATHKIPIDLPSGPGPVTETRPHQLGIDRAGTLFWDGRRIADAELPGLLAMMQADAAAVLHMNTDPDARYDRFDGVLAVVKRAGVNRLGFVGNRPLPD from the coding sequence ATGGTCAAGGCCGCGCGTGTCCCCGAGCCCGTTCCATTCAGCGCAATCAACGTCACGCCGTTCATCGACGTTATGCTGGTGCTACTGATCGTGATGATCCTCGGCATGCCGATGGCGACGCACAAGATTCCAATCGACTTGCCCTCGGGGCCGGGCCCCGTGACCGAAACGCGCCCACACCAGCTCGGCATCGATCGCGCCGGCACCTTGTTCTGGGACGGCCGCCGTATCGCCGATGCCGAGCTGCCGGGCCTGCTCGCCATGATGCAGGCCGACGCGGCGGCGGTGCTCCACATGAACACCGATCCCGATGCGCGCTACGATCGCTTCGACGGGGTGCTCGCCGTGGTCAAGCGCGCGGGCGTCAATCGGCTGGGCTTTGTCGGCAACCGTCCCCTCCCGGACTGA
- a CDS encoding DNA primase: MGGHQVPVQGPNDDGFDDEGYDESQRAEIIEATNDAPSDGNILTDIPVDLGDDGDDDDTDELNMVDGEIGEEDDDAEQDDDDQREDEIQADLDDEDVDDEELDEELDDGDEAALEP; encoded by the coding sequence ATGGGTGGTCATCAGGTTCCGGTACAGGGTCCCAACGACGACGGTTTCGATGACGAAGGCTATGACGAGAGCCAGCGCGCCGAAATCATCGAGGCGACCAACGATGCGCCCAGCGACGGCAACATCCTGACCGACATCCCCGTCGATCTGGGCGATGACGGCGACGACGATGATACCGACGAGCTCAACATGGTCGACGGCGAGATCGGCGAGGAAGACGACGACGCCGAGCAGGACGACGACGACCAGCGCGAGGACGAGATCCAGGCCGATCTCGATGACGAGGATGTCGACGACGAAGAGCTGGACGAGGAACTCGACGATGGCGACGAGGCCGCGCTCGAACCCTGA
- a CDS encoding multidrug effflux MFS transporter, protein MSQPHLSTDSANRAPLRFGEFVTLIASMMALTALGIDSMLPALPAMGDSLGVTEPNHRQFVITAFLLGFAFAQLIYGPLSDRFGRRPVLIVALVSYVLTSALAAISGSFELLLVARAAMGASAAGARVVTVALVRDCFAGRAMARVMSLAFIVFMAAPIFAPAFGQGVLAVGGSWRMIFWGVAAVSALVVAWFWLRMPETLDMESRQSLQPSRIIADYGLVLRDRCAVGYTLAAALLSGGLFGFIGSVQQIMEVVFGRPELLTLVFAAVASTMAIGSFLNSRIVMKIGTRRISHTALSALILFAAIHLGVAFAGFENLWTFAILQALMMASFGLATSNFSAMAMERMGEIAGTASSLQGFVATLGGALIGAQIGQSFDGTTVPLYAGFLLMGVLAMVAVAVAERGRLFRPS, encoded by the coding sequence ATGTCCCAGCCGCATCTCTCCACCGACTCCGCCAATCGCGCACCACTTCGGTTCGGCGAGTTCGTGACGCTGATCGCGTCGATGATGGCGCTGACTGCGCTGGGCATCGATTCGATGTTGCCGGCACTGCCCGCGATGGGCGACAGCCTGGGCGTTACCGAACCCAATCATCGCCAGTTCGTCATCACCGCGTTCCTGCTCGGGTTCGCATTCGCCCAGCTGATCTACGGGCCGTTGTCGGACCGGTTCGGGCGGCGGCCGGTGCTGATCGTCGCGCTCGTTTCCTATGTGCTCACCAGTGCCCTCGCGGCGATCTCGGGCAGCTTCGAGCTGCTGCTGGTCGCCCGTGCGGCGATGGGCGCCTCGGCCGCCGGCGCCCGGGTGGTGACGGTGGCGCTGGTGCGCGATTGCTTCGCCGGGCGGGCAATGGCGCGTGTGATGAGTTTAGCTTTCATCGTCTTCATGGCCGCGCCGATTTTCGCGCCTGCCTTCGGGCAAGGCGTGCTCGCTGTCGGCGGATCGTGGCGGATGATCTTCTGGGGCGTCGCGGCGGTTTCTGCGCTGGTGGTGGCGTGGTTCTGGCTGCGTATGCCCGAGACACTCGACATGGAGTCGCGCCAGAGCCTCCAGCCCAGCCGGATCATCGCCGATTACGGGCTGGTGCTCCGCGACCGTTGCGCCGTCGGCTACACCCTCGCGGCTGCCTTGCTCTCGGGCGGATTGTTCGGCTTCATCGGATCGGTGCAGCAGATCATGGAAGTCGTGTTCGGACGGCCCGAACTGCTCACCTTGGTGTTCGCCGCGGTGGCCAGCACGATGGCGATCGGCTCGTTCCTCAATTCGCGGATCGTGATGAAGATCGGCACGCGGCGGATCTCGCATACTGCGCTGTCGGCGCTGATCCTGTTCGCCGCGATCCATCTCGGCGTCGCCTTTGCCGGCTTCGAGAATCTGTGGACCTTCGCGATCCTCCAGGCGCTGATGATGGCGAGCTTCGGCCTGGCCACCTCGAACTTCTCGGCAATGGCGATGGAGCGGATGGGGGAGATCGCCGGCACCGCCTCGAGCCTGCAGGGCTTTGTCGCCACGTTGGGCGGGGCGCTGATCGGCGCGCAGATCGGCCAGTCGTTCGACGGCACCACTGTGCCGCTCTATGCGGGCTTCCTGCTGATGGGCGTACTGGCCATGGTCGCGGTCGCAGTCGCGGAGCGGGGCCGGCTTTTCCGCCCGAGCTGA
- a CDS encoding isopenicillin N synthase family oxygenase gives MLDTLAEIPALSLADQQTDPDGFSRQFGQSFQRFGFAVVRDHGIPDALIERAWAMTKAFFDLPEEVKRGYFVSGGGGARGYTPFKTEIAKGATHVDLKEFWHVGRQLAEGHRFAPQMPANIWPDQPDGFRETFLELFQAFDDAGDKLLSAIARYLGLAPNWFDPAVKDGNSVLRLLHYPPVAADAPEVRAGAHEDINLITLLLGAEEAGLELLDRDGKWLPVKPPQGAMVVNVGDMLQRLTNHVLPSTTHRVVNPPPERRGNSRYSMPFFLHPAPDFLIETLPGCITAERPNRYSEPISSHDYLHERLVEIGLIKK, from the coding sequence ATGCTCGACACTCTCGCTGAGATCCCGGCGCTTTCGCTCGCCGACCAGCAAACCGATCCGGACGGCTTCTCACGGCAGTTCGGCCAGTCCTTCCAGCGCTTCGGCTTCGCTGTGGTGCGCGATCACGGCATCCCTGATGCGCTGATCGAGCGCGCCTGGGCGATGACCAAGGCGTTCTTCGACCTGCCCGAAGAGGTCAAGCGTGGCTATTTCGTTTCCGGCGGTGGCGGCGCGCGCGGCTACACCCCGTTCAAGACCGAGATCGCCAAGGGTGCGACACATGTCGATCTCAAGGAATTCTGGCATGTCGGCCGCCAGCTGGCGGAGGGCCATCGCTTCGCCCCACAGATGCCGGCGAACATCTGGCCCGACCAGCCCGACGGCTTCCGCGAGACCTTTCTCGAGCTGTTCCAGGCATTCGACGATGCCGGCGACAAATTGCTCTCGGCGATCGCGCGCTATCTCGGACTGGCACCCAACTGGTTCGATCCGGCGGTCAAAGACGGCAATTCCGTCCTGCGCCTGCTCCATTATCCGCCGGTCGCCGCCGACGCTCCCGAAGTTCGTGCCGGCGCGCATGAGGACATAAATCTGATCACGCTGCTGCTCGGCGCCGAGGAAGCCGGGCTCGAGCTGCTCGACCGCGACGGCAAGTGGCTCCCGGTCAAGCCGCCCCAAGGCGCGATGGTGGTCAATGTCGGCGACATGCTCCAGCGGCTGACCAACCACGTATTGCCCTCGACCACGCACCGCGTCGTCAATCCGCCGCCCGAGCGACGCGGCAATTCGCGCTATTCGATGCCGTTCTTCCTGCATCCTGCACCCGATTTCCTGATCGAGACCTTGCCCGGCTGCATCACCGCCGAGCGCCCGAATCGCTATTCCGAGCCGATCAGCTCGCACGATTATCTCCACGAACGGCTGGTCGAGATCGGGCTGATCAAGAAATAG